TGCTCATCAGAGGTCAAGGTTTAAAGGAAGTCtggaggtgggtgctgggaaggcaTGGGCCAAAGGCAGACTGGGCAGGAGGGGCCAGCTGACACTGCTTTGGAGGAGAGACCTGGCAGGTTGTGACTGTCCTGCTGGAAGACAAAAGGCCTCAGATGCAGGCTGGGAACCAAGGAGTCACGGAATGAGGAAACACAATTGGATATCTTTAGTACTTCAGGGAGGTGAGAGGCAGAATGTGGAGGAGGGCTGGGCTGAGTGGAGAAAGCTGAGCAAGTTGTGAGCCCTCGGCCAGGATCACCTGGGAAGAAGGTACAGGGCGGAATGGGTGTGGCTTCTGAGGGGAGGGGCCGAGTGGAGGTGTGAGTTGTCAATTCTGTCTGCATCTGAAATGAACTAAAACACAAGCAGCTGGGCAGGCCTTCAAAGGATTCTTTTGGATTATTAGAAGCCGGACGACCCATCGTAAAGCAAGGTAGCGCCTCCTAGTGGCAACTCCGTAACAGGACATGTCTTAATGCCATTACACAGGTGCCAACATTACACTTCTGCCTGCCTGGAGTGCAGCTCTTGAATCTTAGGAGTAaatgctctcctctgctctccccaGTCTTCAGGGACCGTAGCAGTTCCATTTCAAGACTGAGAGGTGTCAAGGGGCCTGTGACTTCCAACCCCATGTCATCGTGGACGAGAAACAATCCTAACAGTCTTAGGTGAATAAATTCTAAGATGGGAGCCTGAAAATGACCCAGAGCTGCAGTGGTCGAAGACAAGCAGTAAAAGAACCCAAGCGACCTGCCCCTAGCTGCAGCAAACCTCGGGTGGCTTCTCCTGGGCTGCCCTAACCAGCCTGCATTTGACCATCTAAGAATAAGCAGAATGGAAAGGTCCATGATGTCACCACACAGGTGGCGAATGCAGACCAACAAGGCCAGGCCTAGGGGGCCTAGAGAAATCTGGGTCACCCATCACCAGTCTTCCTTGCAGGTCCATCCTTGTGTCCCCAGATGGCCCACTAAATCTGTCAAAATCGAGAGCCATCTTCTTTCACCACAGTCCTCAAGTCTGAGGAAGAGTGAAGAGTGGCCTGTGTGTGACCAGTGAAGGGCTAAGCATGGCTGAGATACAGGCTGGGCTGTGGGGAGGTCCCTTCCCCAGACCTGATACCAGTGACGATTCACATCCGACCCATGCtacctgcttcctgacctcctaACTCCACCCTCTGGTCCTCCGCACAGGGACTCTTGCCTTGGGCCTAGCAGCTCTTAGGAGTACACAAGGGACAGGGggttccaggccaggccaggccaggccatgCTGCAGGGAAGAGAAGGCTGGCATAGCTTCTGAGTCCAGGCTCATGAAAATCCATTTTATTGGTTTCTAGTCCAGCAGGGACACACTAAGGTCGGGCAGAAGAAGACAAGCAAGATGTTGGTCTGGCCTTTCCCCAAGGATGGACATGGCCCTACTGGACAGCAGCATGGAGGGTCCTGGCAAAGAGGTCAGCATGTGGCTCAGTTCTTGGCAAGCACTGAGGGTGGTGACCACTGACTGGGCGTGGCCAGGTGAGCACCTGCTTGTCCCGAGCTTTACTTCCGGGCCTGCTCGTAGTTGTCGGTGAACCAAGTACAGGTTTCCTTCACCGCTGCAGAGACAGACAAGTGAGAGCCAGTAACTACCCTGCCCCCTGGGGGTAGGGAGGGTGCCCCCTCCTGATACCCTAAACTACAGTGTCCTGCTTCTCGGTGGCTCTGATTAGGGTCTGGTGACCAAGCCGACAGAGAACCACACCCCATGGTACCAGTATGGAGGCTAAGACCTCAGTGGGGAACAGGGAGAAACAGCTGGTGCCGAAACCAAGGACTAACTGACAAAGAGCCCATAAGCAGACTGGGGTGATTAAGGGTTTTGGAAGGGACAGGAACTTACCCTGCTTGAAGGGTGTGAAACGGAAGTCGGGCAGGTAGGACCGCAACTTGCTGTTGCTGGCTGTCTTCTTATACTGCCCATCTGATTTTGTTGAATCAAActggataccttggtcaagacCACAGCAGAAAGAGCactactcccctccccccaccccaaccccccaccctgCTGCGTTGCCAGGGCAAGCACCACCAGAAACAAAATGGTGTTATGATAGCCATCCTACAAGGGAAACCCGAATCACCCCGTCCACATTGCCTCGCCAGCATCCCATCACCAGAGCCGAAGGATACAGTGACTTCCCCACAGAAGTCCATGGCTTCCACTACAGCCTCAGCTGCCTCCTTGATGGACACTTCATCTTCCTCACCCACTGTGGGGAACCATGGGCCAGTAGTCAGTCAGGCTTCCCTGTCCAGACCCCTAGGGGCATGTCTGCTCCCTCTCCTCAGGGTAGATACAGGTCCTGCCCTGCTGTAGGAAAGGCAGCTGCAGAATGCCCACCTGAGAGGATGATGGGCTCCACCTCATTGTACTCCCGCAGGACCCAGATGAAGAGCCGGGCGAGGTCCTGGAGATCAAAAGGTCAGGTCAAATCCACAGGGGAGCACCAAATGCCCCTATCGGGGAGGCTGGACTGCTGTTTCTGCTCCCATGGGAGCACAGCCAGGGCTCACCCTGATGGAGGTCCCTCATTCAGGGCACACTTTCTCCTACCGAGCCAAAGTTGCACCCTTGGGACCTTGGTAAGGTTCAGGGACTGTTTCCTAGGCCTCCGCCTCCCACGCTGCTTTATTGGGAAGGCCATGCTcgcccgccccccacccccaaacataCCAGTGAGTAGATGAACTGCCTCCGAGGCTTCCCTGTACCCCACACCGTCAGGGCTGAACCACTACCTACAGACGGGGCAGGTGTCAGAGCTCTGCGGCCAGGCCCAGTGCCCCGTCCAGCCCACAGCTGAGCATAAAGCCCCCTCAGGCAGGTAACCTGGGCCAGGCGTGTGCCGGACAGCTGCACTCACTCTTGGCCAGGTGCACCTTATGGATGAGGCCCGGCAGCACGTGGCCATCTTCGATGCTGAAGTTGTCATAAGGTCCAAAGACATTGGTAGGGATGACAGCAGTGAAGGTACAGCCGTGTTGCTGGAAGTAGGCCCTGTGGAAGCATGGCGTCTCCTGATACCATCCCCAGAATGTGCCCCTAGTGTCCCCAATTCCTTCTGAAACCGGCTTCTTAAGAATGACATAAATGAGGCAGCAGGAAGGCCTCACTAACCCAGGGTCCACCCTCCCTTCTCCAGAGAGGCCTGAGCAAGACCAAGAGAGAGCACCTGTTCTGCACGTCAATCATCCTCTTGGCATATGAGTACCCGAAATTGCTGCTGTGAGGTGGCCCGTTGTGgatctggaggaggaggaggacatgcTCTGAGAACCCCCACTTCTTGGTTCTGCCCACACCTTCAGGGGCCACCCCAGGAGGCCCCACGCCTCACCATCGTCTCATCGATAGGATAGGTGGTCTTGTCGGGGAAGATGCAGGTGGACAGGCAGGACACCACCTTGCGAGTGCCCACCTCGAAGGCTGAATGCAGGACGTTGTCATTGATGTGCACGTTCTTCCTCTGCAGTGGGTGGCACAGGTGGGTCAGGCCGCCTATGGCAAGCCCAAGCTCTCTCCTGATCCtccacaggcagacatggggacATGCCCTGGTTCAGATATGAGCACCATCTGTGCCTATGGATTTGAAGTGCTTCTAGAACAAGGCTAAACCTCCCAGCACTGACCTCACAGAAGCTTCCATCCTCTAGGACCACAGAGAggtcctgccctgcctgcctgggtgtggaggccagaggaacatCCTCTGTGCGAGGGGAAAGTAGTAGAGATGAGGAAAACTTTGGGTGGGGTTCCCACTGCAAGGGAGAAGCCTTCCTTCCACTTCCAACTCCGGAGGAGTCATGGACTGCTGTATTTCTCAGTGCCGTGCCCTGCGTTTCTCCAGTTCTCTTCCCTAAACATATATGAAGCATGCTGGTCTAAGAACGGGCAGAGGTAGAGACCAGGCAGTTTGCTGAAAAGACTGGGATGGGCAAGGAAAGCTTTGGGTGAGTCCTGGGGTGAAACCTGGGGGGAACCTTTGCCTACTGTAGTGTTTATTCAGGCCAGCTAGGTCAAGGCCGCTGACTGCCCAGAGGCGGGTGGGTCAACGCTCAGGAGCACGGTCAGCTGAAGCAGGGTTCTGATGCTTTGCCCCTCCTCCTAAGGCACATGCTACAGCCTCCAACCACTCCAACATAAGGGAGTGGTTGGTAGATTCAGAAAGTTGAGGTTTCGAAACCAAGCCTGGGAATACAAGAATCTGGCAGCATGGGCAATGATGGGGCATGCCTTTTATCCCGGCACTCCAGAGGCCAAGGCAGGCGGCCAatctctgtgagtatgaggccagtcttgtctacagagaaagttccaggacagccagggtgacacagagaaaccctgtctccaaaaaacaaaacaaaacaaacaaacccccaaaacacaaaacaaaaaggaaaggaagaaggaaaaatttaggggctggaaagatggctcagcagttaagatggctcagcagttaagatcactggctgctcttccagagaaccaaatccCAACAccttcatggtggctcacaactgtctgtacctcAAGTTCTAAGAGATTGGACATCACACAGGTATACATCcaagcaaaacatcaatgcacgtTACAGAGAGAGGGGACACGGAGAATCTGTCAGCCAAGTAAGCTCAGTCCCAGCTACATAGTGTGGTGTGCAGGCAGCTTTCAGCTTCCCAATCCTGTAGGTCAACACTTGGCCAAATGTCCCCAGAGCTGTGCAAAACCAGCCCTCAGGGACTTCTTGGGGTAAATCTGTGGAGGTTTCAAGAACCTAAGCTCCTGGCTCCCAATGCTTGTTGCACTCCAACTTACCCAGAAGTCCAAGTTGTATTTGATATTCCGGAAAAGGCCGCCTACCATTGCAGCAAGATGGATGACATGGGTGGGCTGCACCTTCTGGAACAGAGCTTGGGTTTGTGCTGCATCCCTGAGGGAAGCCAGGATGTCAGGGCGGCCTAAGGAGGCCTGAGGAAGTCAGGAGTTAAGAGCTTGGGTAGAGGGTGAAGAAACTGAGTGGCTGGAATGGCAACCACTCAGACAAGCAGCTAAGTTCAGGGCTTTAGCAGCTGTCGGTTGTGGGAATCCCGGAACTAGAGGAGGATGTTTACTCAGTGCACAGCCAGCAACCACAGCCGGTCACCTGGCAGGGAGGACCCAAACTCGGGGCAGATTACTACTAGGCTCAGGAACAAACCCCCGCAGGGAACTATTCTGTCTGGAAGGGGAACCAAGAGGAGGGATTGGGTCTGAATATGGCCCCCAACTTACGTCAGATCTGCATCTTTGGAGGAGACAAACACCCATTCCTCTCCAGGCAAGCCGGCCCCATCTGCGACCACCTTCTGGATGGCTCTGCCCACCAGTCCAGAGCCCCCTGTCACTAGGATCCTCGTGGATCCGTGGGGTTCACCCATTGTGGTCTGCACCTGGAGGGCTAAATGGTGTAAGATAAGGAAGATATAGGATGTGCCATTTCCCCTACCACATTCTCCTTGGTCAAAGGCAGCAGGCACAGAATCGGAACTCCTAAGGAGGAGGACAACAGGCTGACGGACACACCTAGCTTTGTTCCCCCCCAGGAAGTCCTTTGCCCTGGGCATTATAGGTTCCTGTTGGCTGCCATCCAAAACAAAGCAGCTTGGTCCTAACCCGTAACCCTACTAGGCAGAGGAAAGGTACATTTCATCCCTACGACTGCAAAATTAGGGCTGGCAGTTCCCTGCACAGATCATAGCGGCTGCTTCTCCCCAACGTTCACCCTACCTACAGACAGGGGGCGGTGCCCGTACTTGGGAGCCCCGTACCCACAAGTGCTGAGCTGATAGCTTATGACCTAGGAAAGTCTAGTTCTGCTGGGGCAGGGTGCATTGCTGGACGGCCTCAGGACGCTGGAAATTTGTTACGGTCCCTGTAGGGGGATTCTGGATCAGCCGCATGGCTCCACCGTTACCAGGATAAGCAAGAGCCCGGCCCCCAAACCCCTTGGTTCCCGACGCAGCCCAAGCCCACACAGACCCACAATGAGAGACGCTCTCTTACTGCCCTGACCAGCCTGCGGGTTCCCTGGTTTGCTGCGCCGTATCCAACTGTAAGTCTCACCTGCGATGGGTTCCACCAGTCCAAGAGCTACTTCCGGTGCACAATTATCCGGCTATTCCCGGTTCAAGTGGAGGGGGCGGGCCCTCCCGGGGACCTCTGGGAAATGGAGTCTTAGTCATGCGCCAGTGAGGCGCGGACCCTTCTGGGAAATGTCTGCTGGGCCTCAGGGCCATCTGGGAAACCGAGTCCTGTGGGCGGGGCGGGGGTGGTCCTGTTTCACCAAGCGAACTGCTGTGCAGAAGATGAGCTGCCCACCTAGACACACTCTAGTGGTCAAACGGACACAGGTCCCGCAAAGGACTAGTGGGCTGGCCAGGAGTCTCCAGTTCTTATCCTGCAACAAAAACCCACTTCCTATTAGCCCTTTTGCATGTCTAAGTGGCCACGCGCCTGGCTAAGTCAGCATCCCTCACCAGTGTGTGTTACAGCCATGAATTCACAGAAGACTCGGTCGGTTTCTTTACCTAACTAGAGTATTTTAAAGCAGTGAATAAAATCTCTTCTACCTCGACAACATTTTAAGGTGTGTTTCatgatgaaaaaataaaatatcagccaAAGGGGCACATGCTGGGATGGTGTTTTTAAAGGCACTTGACTCCAAGTCTGTTCATCTGCGTTTGATCCACTCGGACCCATTTAATGGAAAGccagaactgacttccacaagtcGCTTTCTGATCTTCACGCTCAGACATTcccacacatgcacgcacacatacaaacaataaataaatataaaaaactaaaaaataattggCTATGAGGAGTTAAGTAGAACAGCTGATGATTCAATTTAgctaattttatttgtatatcaACTGTGATGATAgtgttcatttaaaaatagagaCACAGATTTAAGAATACACTCAGAGTGTGGTggatcatgcctttaatcccagcactcaggaggcagagtcaagcagatctctgaatttgaggccagcctggtctacaaagtgagttccagggcagccagagttacacagtcTCTGAAAAAGCAAgaatcaaaccaaacaaagaaacaaacaaacaaaaatagacacaggctgaggagatggcgcAGGACATTTCCTGATGACCGGAGTTCAATCCCCACCCTACCTACGGAACCCAAATAAATGGTGAGGGAGGGAACTGGCACACTGGGGATTTTCCCTAATGTCAGAATTTATTGGATAATCATAAATTCAGAAGGCACAGCGGTTTCTGTTGGAACAGTATGCCAAGGAGTCCAGATTTTTTTGATATTGAGTTGAAGCaaacacaaattattttattataatcctAACTAAGATTAGCAACTTTGAGATTACAGATGACAGATCACACCATGAATCTGTCTGCAGTGCCTAGATGTAGGCTGGAGAATGTCTATAGTGGGTTAAAGAGGATGGAGCAGGGTCCAAGGAGTTCCAAAGTGGccggagaggcagaagcagagaacagATAGAGATGACAAGAGTTCCTGTGGTGGGTAAGAGTTCGATAACTGTTCAACCCCGGGAACCAGTGGGTCTATTGGGGTTACTTAACCAGTAGGTCTATTGGGGTTACTTAACCAGTGGGTCTATTGGGGTTACTTAACCAGTAGGTCTATTGGGGTTACTTAACCAGTGGGTCTATTGGGGTTACTTAACCACTGGGTCTATTGGGGTTACTTAACCAGTGGGTCTATTGGGGTTACTTAAGGAGCTCTATCActaaaagcccaccccagcacgGGTGATGACTGGGGAATGCTGGAGCCCTGGAGCTCCTGCATGGTTTGCAGTTAGCTGCACAGGTCCTCAGCGGTCCTTACTGCTTATATAATCTAGGGTACAAGGAGGGGCCTTGTGAGTCTGGTTTCAGGGACATCTTCAAGGAGCCTCTCCCTCTGGAGTGGACTGTTTCAGGATCTTTTATTTACTCCTTAACAATCTTACACATGGgtatgatgtatttttatttattcaaatttattaGTTCGATCATCCCTCTGAGCCTCTCctaatttttatgtcttttaaacAGCTCATTGAGTATAGTTAGGGTTGCTTGCATGAGCACACACGTAGTAGAGACAGTGATTGGAGCCTAGGCCACTCCCCCACACTGACAAGCACAAAGGCCTTCTTTgctgtttacatttcaaagaatGGTGTAGCCAGatttttggctactttgtgggttctttttttttctcccaccctttcaccccctaacactaggtaggagataAAAAAGAATACAGGGGGATGGGGATATCACTATCATTAGACTATGTCCTGTTGATTAGGGGCAtggagttccttggggcaagctTGATCTTttcatcaggatatctaatttcttcttcttgtttcttctttgtatacaactacttaacaaatggcaaccaacagcaACCAAACAATGATCAACCCACAACCTCTTGGGGCCTTAATACTTATATATCTCTGAAGAGTCCCCAAAATTCCAAAtgacacacaatcacagaaactatccaCCACTGCCACTGGAAGactcacacccctgctagagcacgaggcaaatcatagccaGCTgttgtggacaatctgaagcagccccatatccccacGACTGGGATTAAAACGAAATCATATtctcataatatttctgtgtttttaaagaaataaaaaaaatcttgctaATTCTCCCTTACTGTTTTAAGCCATTAATTATGCTGTGTTTAGCAGGAAATTGTAATCAGAGACATTTTCAATGAACTAAGCAGGTTTTGGATCAGTGGCCATGGTTTTCAGGCTGCCTCTCCTGTTCAATTCTTTATAAGTTTTAATAGTATCCACAGCCTCTCATTTCCTGTAGAGATGTAAATAAACCTGTGTCCCCGACATAAAACTTTTGTAGGCTTCCATTCTGATGttaacacattcttttttttttatttctgttttttcaaaacagagtttctctgtatagtcctggctgtcctggaactcactctgtagaccaggatggcctcagaactcagaaatctgtctgcctctgcctccctagtgctgggattaaaggtgtgcgccaccaccacccgactagGCCtgttttttttcagtctttttggACATCTCTGAACTGACTATCCTCTGGCAAAGTTTGCTCTTTCCTTCTGCAGAAAACTTCCGCTCTCTTGCTCAGTCGTGAGGACTGAGCCCCTTTGTTCTCCACTTTCTGCCACTACTTGCCTTCCAAACGCTTCCATTTCCACCTCCAATTTTTCCAACTGCTCAGCCATTCTCCCAACTTTTTGGAGACAGACTATAGGgggggaaaaacaagaaaatcccATCAGAAGTAACCACATCTTGAAAAAGAATATCCATTTGAAGTGGAagtgtattctgtagctgcctacagctactacgaactggtttcctggaacagaagctgagggatagatgggaaggggcaaaaagaatgaggccaggatgatagtttacagatctaggccccaactttaatggaggtcagaccatttaacagtttgggcaagtccctccccccagactcaggGTTGAGTGGGTTGAGTTCCGGGGAAGTCTTCTGGTGGCCCTTGGCTCTACTGCTTAggtagctgggtgggtcacctgcttaattcagtaattcctagacctggaggaacaatgaacttcaccttcactcttgAGTACTCCACCCTagatggagcaggatcctgactagcacggGAATCCAGGAATCAAAGAATCCATGCTCAACAAAGgctaggagaagttcaccttgaccaatgtcaagtacactctctgagcactccaccctaggataaaaattcatgctgtaacctacttccctattaagccctaaagtcagattcctgcccttgTCCTtgcccttggccaatgtcaagttcctaccatgtggcatcccaatatggctctgaacatggaagtttctggatatgtcaggTGATATGGACAGGTGATACAGATAGATGGTTTGCTGAGGTAACACCCGTGGAAGGACATGTTGTGTTTGGATATCCCGTCCCGTGGGACCTagttattgggggtgggggtggggacaggcgAGGCGGACCGAGCCTATTAAGAGAAACAGGCGGGAAAGAAGAGCCATGCCAAgcaaaaaggggtgtcttgtcaaagcctctttaatgaaaagcaaaacgtcTGGTTATGAACACAtcataagaggaagtagggaggggctgagggggaatgctaaaagtacagaaagaggaaaggtcatccaacAGCCTTTCtagaatgctggttccgcctagacaaccccaggtgttcggtcaggataagaaccagttgatcagccttgggtgaagaagggggtggttcagctatAAACAGCaaggtcagtggaatctcaaggtgagagctgttgaaagtctggttttccacagtttggtctcccacatctctccctcttttctttaataaagttgggaggtggctatggaaagagggtcggtggagagcctgttttaggctatgtggcttgCACCCATGTCCAGCActgcagtaactaggcctttttagatcctagtagggcagggcctctgtcttaggctatgtgagTGGCACCCACTCCCAGTATCACGTCCCACTCCAatgacttaatcaggcccttggtggtcaTGATGAGCACccaggtagtggactcacaataatcccgtcatggagtcaccctgcagccaataggcagTGTGCATCTGGCTCATGGCACCACAATATTCCCGTCTTTGGCAattccacagcttatggccctcagccactatgaGGAGCAGGAGATCACCCTCCGTCACTGATGTCTCCACAGCTTACGGAACCATGAAGGCCCCGTGCCTGCAGTAAGGGTGGGGAACTGAAGGCCAAAGGTTTCTGTCTCTGCATCGGCAGAAGAGAAGTTTTCAGCTGAACCTCAGATGTCTAGCCGATGGTAGTGAACTGCAACTGGTCTgtttaaggcagaatcaatctgtgatttaatgaAACTGGTCAATCTGTTAAAAGCCCGGGgaccaaatgacaaaagcaacaaaagacccatgaggggccccaaaaggctggggagcaaggtggagagccagagagaagtctcagcatcagcatactctggcagctagcatgttccttcagcatccagcagaaaaaacacaaacatgccctcttctctacactcagagagctccctggcattaaaattttaaattttgtgtggtatatagagatgtgattctccctcttttattataaaaatattgtaaagttcatgggcctgttccataatatcttgtctttgtaaattatgaggaatctcagtaaatgactaatatcaaattgtaaataaaacatctcaaatgactgactataatcagttataatatttatcttaatctgatttggaacattcagtataaaaagtaacaaatgtaaaaaaaatagaaagcttgaaaagctgtcaatggtcatatgtatttttttattactttttgaattgtatttgtataaataattgcaaaagttaagaattagtagcattaaaaaagaaacaatttcaagcaattgtaagccatgatatatatatatatatatatatatatatatatatatatatatatatatatattattaatatataaatcaaaagtttgatttttaacattttaaaaggaacagctacagcacccaattcaattatctgtgctgaatcaaggggacactcaaaagaataaacatgtgatctaattatatgagctttactcccatgttagatgcatttttataggatgcatgtataaatatataacaataaaaacgtgtatagaggcaaatttttaacaatttatcttttaaataacaattattaattttgcctaaaaaggcttgccatgtaataaatcaaccatcaatgttttgtaataaccaatttgattgctgtttgaaacaaggaacaactgttttctaccttgaaaacagaggtttaggtcctcccagggcaagcttaagatgaggttaatataagataaagccaattaatatatcctaacaacctttaaaaatcatttacgtAAAAATTctaaagtccatagttaggagcaaagcctgtaatgaacattccatgaacattatacactgaaaaatttaagatcctagcttcttgtattgaaacagagacaaaacatttttttctcacatatggtaaggctattagccattccttgaggaaaaaacccttctaatgaaattgttttattacttctttaaagttagaagcaaatgcttttataattatcagaatgtaaagcaaaaaaaaaaaaaaaaaaaaacaaccctttaaatctataataattttgtatggagtagataGGCCAAATTTCAGTGCCTttataagttctacatagccttattgacctttcatagatttgaactgcattttaaaccacacttAGATAAGTCTgtaaagaatgttcttttagccaaacactccctaggtggggcctgtaaggcagaaacagttcctcacaagcttccttaCTAGCTTCTCCTGAGACAGCTCTAaactttgcattaactcaaatgtaatttttttttaatctgcccaAGGACCTACctaccttgagtccttggcaaggacattgtatgaggttcctcaaatgtgatatcttctaatctgagccttttatctaagaccagacccaaactcacctgtcctgcaaggacattttgaggattga
This portion of the Apodemus sylvaticus chromosome 17, mApoSyl1.1, whole genome shotgun sequence genome encodes:
- the Gfus gene encoding GDP-L-fucose synthase codes for the protein MGEPHGSTRILVTGGSGLVGRAIQKVVADGAGLPGEEWVFVSSKDADLTDAAQTQALFQKVQPTHVIHLAAMVGGLFRNIKYNLDFWRKNVHINDNVLHSAFEVGTRKVVSCLSTCIFPDKTTYPIDETMIHNGPPHSSNFGYSYAKRMIDVQNRAYFQQHGCTFTAVIPTNVFGPYDNFSIEDGHVLPGLIHKVHLAKSSGSALTVWGTGKPRRQFIYSLDLARLFIWVLREYNEVEPIILSVGEEDEVSIKEAAEAVVEAMDFCGEVTFDSTKSDGQYKKTASNSKLRSYLPDFRFTPFKQAVKETCTWFTDNYEQARK